The Tardiphaga alba genome includes a window with the following:
- a CDS encoding tRNA-uridine aminocarboxypropyltransferase has product MSSTQDVSPGEIIEIPDCPHCQKPVPFCICDSIEPIKSKLELLILQHPQEQDRALGTARVAAQHFANAQVKVGLSWPSLSKILGRTVDPARWAILYLGSAKVADYDTDLDILAIDRKGEAEMNQKSLLRDIEGVILLDGTWSQAKALWWRNAWMLKCQRVILGPAAPSLYGKLRREPRKDGLSTIEAAGMVLSALQKRPDIAATLNASFERMLARYREVQAEIPELAPKAKPKRDWRRRGKKK; this is encoded by the coding sequence ATGTCCAGCACCCAAGACGTTTCGCCCGGCGAGATCATCGAGATCCCGGATTGCCCGCATTGCCAGAAGCCGGTGCCGTTCTGCATCTGCGACAGCATCGAACCGATCAAGAGTAAGCTCGAACTGCTGATCCTGCAGCATCCGCAGGAGCAGGACAGGGCGCTCGGAACCGCGCGCGTGGCCGCCCAGCATTTCGCCAATGCCCAGGTCAAGGTCGGCCTGTCCTGGCCAAGCCTGTCCAAGATTCTCGGCCGGACCGTCGATCCCGCCCGCTGGGCGATTCTTTATCTCGGCTCGGCCAAAGTGGCCGACTATGACACCGATCTCGACATTCTTGCCATCGACCGCAAGGGCGAAGCCGAGATGAACCAGAAGTCGCTGCTGCGTGACATCGAGGGCGTGATCCTGCTGGACGGCACCTGGAGCCAGGCCAAGGCGCTCTGGTGGCGCAATGCCTGGATGCTGAAATGCCAGCGCGTCATTCTTGGGCCCGCGGCACCCTCGCTTTACGGCAAGCTGCGCCGCGAGCCGCGCAAGGACGGCCTCTCCACGATCGAGGCGGCCGGCATGGTGCTCTCGGCCCTGCAGAAGCGGCCGGACATCGCCGCCACGCTCAATGCGAGCTTTGAGCGCATGCTGGCGCGATATCGCGAGGTCCAGGCCGAAATCCCGGAATTGGCCCCCAAAGCAAAGCCCAAGCGCGATTGGCGCCGTCGCGGGAAGAAGAAATAA
- a CDS encoding TolC family outer membrane protein — translation MGRVKVSTGAAAAALLLSLAGTAPSLADTIEAALVRAYQNNPQLNAQRASVRATDENVPQALSGYRPKVAITASGGYQYTDAVSVVGGNTIALHGTQVPRSVGATVTQNIYNGNQTANRTRAAEGQVSAAREGLRVLEQTVMLSAATIYMDYLRDAAVVEVQKSNVRVLEQTLKQTRDRFNVGEVTRTDVAQSEAQLAAGRTQLLTAESNLTTTRSNFRRIIGNEPSSLQAGSPVDRFLPASLPASVDLALVENPNVTAAMYGIDVSFLNVKVNEGALFPTVSVQASIQQGWDQSITAPRGLTTAAVAQVSIPVFQGGAEYSLIRQSKETLAQQRLALEQVRDQTRASVVQAWGQLLAGRAQVASAQAQVQASEIALNGVREEAKAGQRTTLDVLNAQQALVNARVALVTAQHDRVVASYAVLNAVGRLSPTVMKLNTSVYDPSVHYHQVRDSWVGVRTPDGR, via the coding sequence ATGGGCCGCGTTAAAGTATCTACCGGCGCTGCTGCTGCGGCCTTGTTGTTGTCGCTTGCGGGCACTGCTCCCAGCCTGGCCGACACGATCGAGGCAGCGCTGGTTCGGGCCTATCAGAACAATCCGCAATTGAACGCTCAGCGTGCATCGGTTCGTGCGACTGACGAAAACGTGCCGCAGGCTCTGTCGGGCTATCGCCCCAAGGTCGCAATCACCGCGAGCGGCGGCTATCAATATACGGACGCCGTCAGCGTGGTAGGCGGCAACACCATTGCGCTTCATGGCACGCAAGTGCCGCGCTCTGTCGGCGCGACGGTGACGCAGAACATCTACAACGGCAATCAGACCGCCAACCGTACACGTGCGGCTGAGGGCCAGGTGTCCGCAGCGCGCGAAGGTCTGCGCGTTCTCGAGCAGACCGTGATGCTGTCGGCTGCAACAATTTACATGGACTATTTGCGCGACGCCGCAGTGGTCGAAGTGCAGAAGAGCAACGTCCGCGTTCTTGAGCAGACGCTGAAGCAGACACGCGATCGTTTCAACGTTGGCGAAGTGACGCGCACCGACGTCGCGCAGTCTGAAGCGCAGCTCGCCGCAGGCCGCACCCAGCTTCTCACGGCTGAATCGAATCTCACCACGACACGCTCCAACTTCCGCCGCATCATCGGCAACGAGCCCAGCTCACTCCAGGCCGGCTCGCCCGTCGATCGCTTCCTGCCTGCTTCGCTGCCGGCTTCGGTCGATCTGGCGCTGGTCGAGAATCCGAACGTCACTGCTGCCATGTACGGCATCGACGTGAGCTTCCTGAATGTGAAGGTCAACGAGGGCGCGCTGTTCCCGACGGTTTCCGTCCAGGCCAGCATTCAGCAGGGCTGGGACCAATCCATCACCGCGCCGCGCGGCCTGACCACGGCAGCTGTCGCCCAGGTCTCGATCCCTGTGTTCCAGGGCGGCGCAGAGTATTCGTTGATCCGCCAGTCGAAGGAAACACTGGCTCAGCAGCGCCTCGCGCTGGAGCAGGTGCGTGACCAGACCCGTGCGAGCGTCGTGCAGGCTTGGGGCCAGTTGCTGGCGGGCAGGGCGCAGGTCGCCTCCGCACAGGCGCAGGTCCAGGCCTCGGAAATTGCGCTGAACGGTGTCCGTGAAGAAGCCAAGGCCGGCCAACGCACCACGCTCGACGTGCTGAACGCGCAGCAGGCATTGGTCAACGCGCGCGTTGCGCTCGTGACGGCGCAGCATGATCGCGTCGTCGCATCCTATGCGGTGCTCAATGCAGTCGGTCGTCTGTCACCGACGGTGATGAAGCTGAACACATCGGTCTACGATCCGAGCGTGCACTATCACCAGGTCCGCGACAGCTGGGTTGGCGTGCGCACGCCCGACGGCCGCTGA
- a CDS encoding PopZ family protein, whose protein sequence is MTQPAKVQEPSMEEILASIRRIIADDEAKPVEAAPPAPAPKPVAPPAPAPKPAAVTAAPPPASPKPAPAPPPVAEPAVSNSQDDIDAMLASLDAVTTEEEVRPPEPEENDVFELTDEMVVPEPEPAFQRVEPDDDLEFAEAVAASTDRAPPRLDPPSYDPPPVTPQQQMLSHSTVSAVESAFNSLANTVLSNNARTLEDLVKEMLRPMLKSWLDDNLPGLVERIVKAEIERVSRGNGGR, encoded by the coding sequence ATGACGCAACCTGCAAAGGTCCAGGAACCCTCCATGGAGGAGATTCTGGCGTCGATCCGCCGCATCATCGCTGACGATGAAGCAAAGCCTGTCGAAGCCGCGCCTCCAGCACCCGCCCCGAAACCCGTCGCACCTCCTGCACCGGCGCCCAAGCCCGCTGCAGTGACTGCAGCACCGCCTCCCGCTTCGCCAAAGCCTGCGCCCGCACCACCTCCTGTAGCCGAGCCTGCCGTGAGCAACAGCCAAGACGATATCGACGCGATGCTCGCGAGCCTCGACGCTGTCACGACGGAAGAAGAAGTCCGCCCGCCGGAGCCGGAAGAGAACGACGTCTTCGAACTCACCGACGAGATGGTGGTGCCGGAACCAGAGCCAGCGTTCCAGCGGGTCGAGCCAGATGACGATCTGGAATTTGCCGAGGCTGTCGCTGCCAGTACCGATCGTGCGCCGCCTCGCTTGGATCCGCCATCCTACGATCCGCCGCCGGTGACGCCGCAGCAGCAGATGCTGTCGCACTCGACGGTGTCGGCGGTCGAATCGGCTTTCAATTCGCTTGCCAACACCGTGCTCAGCAACAATGCCCGCACGCTGGAAGATCTCGTCAAGGAGATGCTGCGGCCGATGCTGAAGTCGTGGCTGGACGACAACCTGCCGGGCCTGGTGGAGCGTATCGTCAAGGCCGAGATCGAGCGCGTCTCGCGCGGCAATGGCGGCCGTTAG
- a CDS encoding valine--tRNA ligase, with product MIEKTYQPADIEARIAAAWESEGAFKAGRPERKDAEPYTIVIPPPNVTGSLHMGHALNNTLQDVLCRFERMRGRDVLWQPGTDHAGIATQMVVERQLMERQEPGRREMGREAFLERVWKWKAESGGTIVNQLKRLGASCDWSRERFTMDEGLSEAVIKVFVQLYREGLIYKDKRLVNWDPKLLTAISDLEVVQVEVKGNLWHLRYPIEGKTFNPEDPTSFIVVATTRPETMLGDSGVAVNPEDERYTHLIGKKVVLPLVGRLIPIVGDEYSDPEKGSGAVKITPAHDFNDFEVGNRHGLARISILDIEGKLALADNEDYARGLPEGSSQLIEELHGMERFAARKAIVQRLDDFGFLEKIEPNVHMVPHGDRSNVVIEPFLTDQWYVDAKTMAQPAIAAVRTGATEFVPKNWEKTYYEWMENIQPWCISRQLWWGHQIPAWYGPDGKFFVAETEDEAVGAALGYYVEQGHITEEQAREMAEDPAKRDSFIRRDEDVLDTWFSSALWPFSTLGWPQTDVDVKRYYPNNALVTGFDIIFFWVARMMMMGIHFLKEAPFPTIYMHALVRDEKGAKMSKSKGNVIDPLNLIDQFGADALRFTLAAMAAQGRDIKLATSRVEGYRNFATKLWNACRFAEMNECVLPAGFDPTAAKEVLNRWIAHETVKATREVTEAIEAYRFNDAAGAAYRFVWNVYCDWYLELAKPFMMGEDGPAKAETRAMVAWARDEILKLLHPFMPFITEELWAVTAKRDGLLVLTPWSRKATGITREQEALIVATAASDPIVAPILLGEPTDTPADFTDDAAEAEIGWVVDLITAVRSLRAEMNIVPATLTPLVLVAASAEMQARAQRWSDVIKRLARIDNITFADKAPEGTVQLIVRGEVAGLPLKGLIDVAAEQARLEKELAKAEGDIKRADAKLSNEKFVANAAEEVVEEEREKRAAAEARKAKTLEAIERLKTMS from the coding sequence ATGATCGAAAAGACCTATCAGCCCGCCGATATCGAAGCCCGCATCGCGGCTGCGTGGGAGAGTGAAGGGGCCTTCAAGGCCGGCCGTCCCGAGCGCAAGGACGCCGAGCCCTATACGATCGTGATCCCGCCGCCGAACGTCACCGGTTCGCTGCATATGGGCCACGCCCTTAACAACACGCTGCAGGACGTGCTGTGCCGCTTCGAGCGCATGCGCGGCCGCGATGTGCTGTGGCAGCCGGGCACCGACCACGCGGGCATCGCGACCCAGATGGTCGTCGAACGCCAACTGATGGAGCGCCAGGAGCCCGGCCGTCGCGAGATGGGCCGCGAGGCATTCCTCGAACGCGTCTGGAAATGGAAAGCCGAGAGCGGCGGCACCATCGTCAACCAGCTGAAGCGCCTCGGCGCGTCCTGCGACTGGTCGCGTGAGCGGTTCACGATGGATGAAGGCCTGTCCGAGGCTGTCATCAAGGTGTTCGTTCAGCTCTATCGCGAGGGCCTGATCTACAAGGACAAGCGTCTCGTCAATTGGGACCCGAAGCTGCTGACTGCGATCTCCGATCTCGAAGTTGTGCAAGTCGAGGTCAAGGGCAACCTCTGGCATCTGCGCTATCCGATCGAAGGCAAGACCTTCAATCCGGAAGATCCGACAAGCTTCATCGTCGTCGCGACCACGCGTCCGGAGACGATGCTGGGCGACAGCGGCGTTGCGGTGAACCCGGAAGACGAGCGCTACACGCATCTGATCGGCAAGAAGGTCGTGCTGCCATTGGTCGGCCGCCTGATCCCGATCGTTGGCGACGAATACTCAGACCCGGAGAAGGGCTCGGGTGCGGTGAAGATCACGCCGGCACACGACTTCAACGACTTCGAGGTCGGCAACCGCCACGGCCTCGCGCGTATCAGCATCCTCGATATCGAAGGCAAGCTCGCGCTCGCCGACAACGAGGATTACGCACGTGGTCTGCCCGAGGGCTCTTCGCAGCTCATCGAGGAGCTGCACGGCATGGAGCGCTTCGCCGCGCGTAAAGCGATCGTGCAGCGGCTCGACGATTTTGGCTTCCTCGAAAAGATCGAGCCGAACGTCCACATGGTCCCGCATGGCGACCGCTCGAATGTCGTCATCGAGCCGTTCCTCACCGACCAGTGGTATGTCGACGCCAAGACCATGGCGCAGCCGGCGATCGCCGCCGTGCGCACCGGCGCGACTGAATTCGTGCCGAAGAACTGGGAAAAGACCTATTACGAGTGGATGGAGAACATCCAGCCATGGTGCATCTCGCGCCAGCTGTGGTGGGGCCATCAGATCCCGGCCTGGTATGGTCCGGATGGCAAGTTCTTCGTCGCCGAGACCGAGGACGAGGCGGTCGGTGCCGCGCTCGGCTATTACGTCGAGCAGGGACATATCACCGAAGAGCAGGCCCGCGAGATGGCGGAAGATCCTGCCAAGCGCGACAGCTTCATTCGCCGCGATGAAGACGTGCTCGACACCTGGTTCTCGTCGGCGCTGTGGCCGTTCTCGACGCTCGGCTGGCCGCAGACCGATGTCGATGTGAAGCGTTACTATCCGAACAACGCGCTCGTCACCGGCTTCGACATCATCTTCTTCTGGGTCGCCCGCATGATGATGATGGGCATCCACTTCCTGAAGGAAGCGCCGTTCCCGACCATCTACATGCACGCCCTCGTCCGCGACGAGAAGGGCGCCAAGATGTCGAAGTCGAAGGGCAACGTCATCGATCCCTTGAACCTGATCGATCAGTTCGGTGCCGACGCGCTGCGTTTCACGCTGGCCGCCATGGCTGCGCAAGGCCGCGACATCAAGCTCGCGACGTCGCGCGTGGAGGGCTATCGCAATTTCGCGACCAAGCTCTGGAATGCGTGCCGCTTCGCCGAAATGAACGAGTGCGTTCTGCCGGCCGGCTTCGATCCGACCGCGGCGAAGGAAGTGCTCAATCGCTGGATCGCGCATGAGACAGTGAAGGCGACGCGCGAAGTCACCGAGGCGATCGAGGCCTATCGCTTCAACGACGCGGCGGGCGCCGCCTATCGCTTCGTCTGGAACGTGTATTGCGACTGGTATCTCGAGCTCGCAAAACCCTTCATGATGGGCGAAGACGGCCCGGCCAAGGCCGAAACCCGCGCCATGGTCGCCTGGGCGCGCGATGAAATCCTGAAGCTCTTGCATCCGTTCATGCCCTTCATCACCGAAGAGCTGTGGGCGGTGACCGCCAAGCGCGACGGCTTGCTGGTGCTGACGCCATGGTCGCGCAAGGCGACGGGCATCACGCGCGAACAGGAAGCGCTCATCGTCGCGACGGCCGCCAGCGATCCGATCGTGGCGCCGATCCTGCTCGGAGAGCCCACCGACACGCCCGCCGATTTCACCGACGATGCCGCCGAGGCCGAGATCGGCTGGGTGGTCGATCTCATTACCGCGGTGCGCTCGCTGCGTGCCGAGATGAACATCGTGCCCGCGACCCTGACGCCGCTCGTGCTTGTCGCTGCATCCGCCGAGATGCAGGCGAGGGCGCAGCGCTGGAGCGACGTCATCAAGCGCCTCGCACGCATCGACAACATCACTTTTGCGGACAAGGCGCCGGAAGGCACCGTGCAACTCATCGTGCGTGGTGAAGTCGCCGGCCTGCCGCTCAAGGGCCTGATCGACGTCGCGGCCGAACAGGCACGACTGGAAAAGGAACTCGCCAAGGCCGAAGGCGACATCAAGCGCGCGGACGCAAAGCTCTCGAACGAGAAGTTTGTCGCAAATGCCGCAGAAGAAGTTGTCGAGGAAGAGCGCGAGAAGCGTGCGGCGGCCGAGGCGCGAAAAGCAAAGACGCTGGAAGCGATCGAGCGGCTGAAGACGATGAGCTGA
- a CDS encoding DNA-3-methyladenine glycosylase — protein MARKSDQTTHKLGKALNRKFFDRSVHEVAPELIGATLLVDGVGGMIVEVEAYHHTDPAAHSFNGETPRTRIMFGPAGFAYVYRIHQVYCVNAVCEAEGSASAVLIRALQPTFGLDEMRARRGVDDKRLLCSGPGRLCQALGIGLAHNGLALDRAPIEMFARTGVPDVLRGIRIGISKAVEYPWRYGVRGSKYLSKPFAKVA, from the coding sequence ATGGCCCGAAAATCTGACCAAACCACCCACAAACTCGGCAAAGCACTGAATCGGAAGTTCTTCGATCGCAGCGTCCATGAGGTCGCCCCGGAACTGATCGGCGCGACCCTGCTGGTCGATGGCGTCGGCGGGATGATCGTGGAGGTGGAGGCCTATCATCACACCGACCCGGCCGCGCATTCCTTCAACGGCGAGACCCCGCGTACCCGCATCATGTTCGGCCCGGCGGGCTTCGCCTATGTCTATCGCATCCATCAGGTCTATTGCGTGAATGCGGTCTGCGAGGCGGAAGGCTCGGCGAGCGCCGTGCTGATCCGCGCCTTGCAGCCGACATTCGGGCTCGACGAGATGCGGGCGCGGCGTGGAGTCGATGACAAGCGGCTGCTTTGCTCCGGGCCGGGCCGGCTGTGCCAGGCGCTCGGGATCGGTCTTGCGCATAATGGGCTGGCGCTGGACAGAGCGCCGATCGAGATGTTCGCGCGGACTGGGGTGCCAGATGTGTTGCGCGGCATCCGCATCGGGATCAGCAAGGCGGTGGAGTATCCGTGGCGCTACGGCGTGCGCGGGTCGAAGTATCTGAGCAAGCCGTTTGCGAAGGTCGCGTAG
- the lipA gene encoding lipoyl synthase, which translates to MVVVLDTVSSSQVRPRHPEKVNRPDNFSPQKPDWIRVRAPTSRGYGDTRKIVKENGLVTVCEEAGCPNIGECWQKKHATFMIMGDTCTRACAFCNVKTGMPNALDANEPAHVAEAVRKLGLEHVVITSVDRDDLADGGADHFAQVIRAIRAACPTTTIEILTPDFLRKPGALEVVVAAKPDVFNHNLETVPSRYLTVRPGARYFHSLRLLQRVKELDPSIFTKSGIMVGLGEERPEVLQVMDDMRSAEIDFLTIGQYLQPTRKHHVVSRYVTPDEFKGYEKVAYTKGFLMVSASPLTRSSHHAGEDFAKLKAAREAIAR; encoded by the coding sequence ATGGTCGTCGTCCTCGATACCGTATCATCATCCCAGGTTCGCCCGCGCCACCCGGAAAAGGTGAATCGGCCTGATAATTTTTCGCCGCAGAAGCCGGACTGGATTCGCGTGCGCGCGCCGACCAGCCGTGGCTATGGCGACACCCGCAAGATCGTCAAGGAAAACGGCCTCGTCACCGTGTGCGAGGAAGCCGGCTGCCCGAATATCGGCGAGTGCTGGCAGAAGAAGCACGCCACTTTCATGATCATGGGTGACACCTGCACCCGTGCCTGTGCGTTCTGCAACGTCAAGACCGGCATGCCGAATGCGCTCGACGCCAACGAGCCCGCCCATGTCGCCGAAGCCGTGCGCAAGCTCGGTCTCGAACACGTCGTCATCACCTCGGTGGACCGCGATGATCTCGCCGATGGCGGCGCTGATCATTTCGCGCAGGTCATCCGCGCCATTCGTGCGGCATGCCCGACAACGACCATCGAAATCCTGACGCCTGATTTCCTGCGCAAGCCTGGCGCGCTTGAAGTTGTCGTCGCGGCGAAGCCCGACGTGTTCAACCACAATCTCGAAACAGTGCCGTCGCGCTATCTCACCGTTCGCCCCGGCGCCCGCTATTTCCACTCGCTGCGTTTGCTGCAGCGGGTGAAGGAGCTCGATCCCTCCATCTTCACCAAGTCCGGCATCATGGTCGGCCTCGGCGAAGAGCGGCCCGAAGTGCTGCAGGTGATGGACGACATGCGCTCGGCAGAGATCGACTTCCTCACCATCGGGCAATATCTGCAGCCGACGCGGAAGCATCATGTGGTGTCGCGCTATGTCACGCCGGATGAATTCAAGGGCTATGAGAAGGTTGCTTACACCAAAGGCTTCCTGATGGTGTCGGCGTCGCCGCTGACGCGCTCGTCGCATCATGCCGGCGAGGATTTTGCCAAGCTGAAGGCAGCGCGCGAAGCCATCGCGCGCTGA
- a CDS encoding type II toxin-antitoxin system RatA family toxin → MPRFANKRRVRHSAPQMFDLVADVERYPEFVPLCKALKIRQHTQNADGREVIVADMTVSFKLVQESFTSKVTLDRTNLKILVEYLRGPFSNLENRWTFEPKGEAECDVGFFINYEFKSRMLALLMGSMFDAAFQRFAAAFEKRADEVYRARIS, encoded by the coding sequence ATGCCGAGATTTGCCAATAAGCGCCGGGTGCGCCACAGCGCGCCGCAGATGTTCGACCTCGTGGCCGATGTCGAGCGCTATCCGGAATTCGTCCCGCTCTGCAAGGCGCTGAAGATCCGCCAACATACGCAGAATGCCGATGGCCGCGAGGTGATCGTTGCCGACATGACGGTGTCGTTCAAGCTGGTGCAGGAGAGCTTTACGAGCAAGGTCACGCTCGATCGCACCAATCTCAAAATTCTCGTCGAATATCTGCGCGGTCCGTTCAGCAATCTCGAAAACCGCTGGACCTTCGAGCCGAAAGGCGAGGCCGAATGCGATGTCGGCTTCTTCATTAATTACGAGTTCAAGAGCCGCATGCTGGCCCTGCTGATGGGCTCGATGTTCGACGCCGCATTCCAGCGCTTTGCAGCAGCGTTCGAGAAGCGTGCGGACGAAGTGTATAGAGCGCGCATCTCGTAG
- a CDS encoding CinA family protein, protein MAGSDARALSRALLDLCRSRKLTIATAESCTGGLVAGALTEIPGSSDVIDRGFVTYSNDAKRKMLGVKATTLESFGAVSKETAIQMAVGALEEADVDLAVSITGIAGPGGAVPGKPVGLVHFAVAARDGRIVDREFRFGAIGRSAVRQRSVLEALRMLMELARGPQPPAKKRALASSVRVARSPRRKAATRPVKKSVKPKPKVD, encoded by the coding sequence ATGGCCGGCAGCGACGCAAGAGCCCTCTCCCGCGCGCTGCTCGACCTTTGCCGCAGCCGCAAGCTGACTATCGCAACGGCGGAGAGCTGCACCGGCGGCCTCGTCGCCGGCGCGCTGACGGAAATCCCCGGCTCGTCCGATGTGATCGATCGCGGCTTCGTCACCTATTCCAATGACGCCAAGCGCAAGATGCTGGGCGTCAAGGCGACGACGCTGGAGAGTTTTGGCGCGGTCAGCAAGGAGACCGCGATCCAGATGGCGGTCGGCGCGTTGGAAGAAGCGGATGTCGATCTCGCAGTGTCCATCACCGGCATCGCCGGCCCCGGCGGTGCTGTGCCAGGCAAGCCTGTGGGTCTCGTACATTTTGCTGTCGCTGCGCGTGACGGACGGATCGTCGATAGGGAATTCCGGTTCGGCGCCATCGGGCGAAGTGCCGTACGTCAGCGCTCAGTGCTGGAAGCGCTGCGCATGCTGATGGAGTTGGCGCGAGGACCGCAGCCGCCAGCGAAAAAACGGGCTCTGGCGAGCAGTGTTCGGGTGGCGCGTTCGCCAAGGCGCAAGGCCGCGACGCGGCCGGTGAAGAAGTCGGTTAAGCCAAAGCCGAAAGTGGACTGA
- a CDS encoding bifunctional 2-C-methyl-D-erythritol 4-phosphate cytidylyltransferase/2-C-methyl-D-erythritol 2,4-cyclodiphosphate synthase, whose protein sequence is MTNSPKTAAIIVAAGRGLRAGGGGPKQYRTIGGRPVIARSMEPFCAHPQVSLVQPITNPDDVALFNEAVAGLNYRVPANGGATRQASVHAGLEALADQAPDIVLIHDAARPFVTAAVIERAIAAAQITGAAIPTAPVVDTIKVVNGDGHVEATPERAKLRIAQTPQAFRFDVILAAHRRAAAEGRDDFTDDAALAEWAGLTVATFEGDPANMKLTTPEDFSREEARLAASLGDIRMGTGYDVHAFGEGDHLMICGVRVPHTKGFLAHSDGDVGLHALVDAILGALANGDIGSHFPPSDPQWKGAASDKFLEYAVGRVTARGGKIANLEVTLICERPKIGPLRDAMRTRISEISGVPVSRVAVKATTSERLGFTGREEGIAATAAATIRLPWVD, encoded by the coding sequence ATGACAAATTCACCGAAAACCGCTGCCATCATCGTTGCTGCCGGGCGCGGCCTGCGCGCTGGAGGCGGCGGTCCGAAGCAATACCGCACCATCGGCGGCCGTCCGGTGATCGCCCGGTCCATGGAGCCCTTTTGCGCGCATCCACAGGTATCCTTGGTTCAGCCCATCACCAATCCCGACGATGTCGCGCTGTTCAATGAGGCAGTTGCCGGCCTCAACTACCGGGTTCCCGCCAACGGCGGCGCGACTCGCCAGGCATCCGTTCATGCCGGACTGGAGGCTCTGGCCGACCAGGCACCGGACATCGTGCTGATTCATGACGCCGCCCGCCCCTTCGTGACTGCTGCCGTGATCGAGCGCGCGATTGCCGCCGCGCAGATCACCGGCGCCGCGATCCCGACCGCGCCGGTCGTCGATACGATCAAGGTCGTCAATGGCGACGGCCATGTGGAGGCGACGCCCGAGCGCGCCAAGCTGCGCATCGCACAGACGCCACAGGCTTTTCGTTTCGATGTCATCCTCGCGGCGCATCGTCGTGCCGCAGCCGAGGGACGTGATGATTTCACCGACGATGCCGCGCTCGCCGAATGGGCGGGATTGACCGTGGCAACCTTTGAAGGCGATCCTGCAAATATGAAGCTGACGACTCCCGAAGATTTTTCCCGCGAAGAAGCCCGCCTCGCCGCCTCGCTCGGCGATATCCGCATGGGCACGGGCTATGACGTCCACGCCTTCGGCGAGGGCGATCACCTGATGATCTGCGGCGTCCGCGTGCCGCATACGAAGGGTTTTCTGGCGCATTCCGACGGCGACGTTGGCCTGCATGCGCTGGTGGATGCGATTTTGGGCGCACTGGCCAATGGCGATATCGGTTCGCATTTCCCGCCGAGCGACCCGCAATGGAAGGGCGCGGCGTCCGACAAGTTTCTGGAATATGCCGTCGGCCGCGTCACCGCGCGTGGCGGCAAGATCGCCAACCTCGAAGTCACACTGATCTGCGAGCGACCGAAGATCGGTCCGCTGCGCGACGCCATGCGCACGCGCATTAGCGAGATCTCCGGCGTGCCGGTGTCGCGCGTGGCCGTGAAGGCAACGACCAGCGAACGTCTCGGCTTCACCGGGCGCGAGGAAGGCATTGCCGCGACCGCGGCGGCTACGATCCGCTTACCCTGGGTGGACTGA
- the dusB gene encoding tRNA dihydrouridine synthase DusB: protein MSKSVNPDASYSKTLKIGDVEIANRVVLAPMSGITDAPFRRLTAELGAGLVVSEMTASDDLVNGRPMSVLRCEATGIGPHVVQLAGCEAHWMAEGARIAEGGGADIIDINMGCPARHVTGGQSGSALMRDLDHALTLIEATISAVKVPVTLKMRLGWDDRSMNAAELARRAEEAGVQLITVHGRTRCQFYKGDANWDAVRPVKDAVSVPVVVNGDITSYDKAVSALEASGADAVMVGRGAYGQPWLPGQIGRQLDTGMAEATPSLQQQLAYIAALYDDVCQHYGLRVGLRHARKHLGWALDAAAATSGASAEKLKAWRQAILTSEDPSGVQRALNEAFDDFAWSAAA from the coding sequence ATGAGCAAGTCTGTGAACCCGGACGCATCATACAGCAAGACATTGAAGATTGGTGACGTCGAAATCGCCAACCGGGTCGTGCTTGCGCCGATGTCGGGCATTACCGACGCTCCGTTCCGACGCCTGACCGCCGAACTCGGCGCCGGCCTTGTGGTCTCCGAGATGACCGCCAGCGACGATCTGGTGAATGGCCGCCCGATGTCGGTGCTTCGCTGTGAAGCCACCGGAATCGGCCCGCATGTGGTGCAGCTCGCCGGCTGTGAGGCCCATTGGATGGCCGAGGGCGCCCGCATTGCCGAAGGCGGCGGCGCCGATATCATCGACATCAATATGGGCTGCCCGGCACGCCACGTAACCGGCGGCCAGTCCGGCTCCGCGCTGATGCGCGATCTCGATCATGCGCTGACGCTGATCGAGGCTACGATCTCTGCCGTGAAAGTCCCGGTGACGCTGAAGATGCGCCTCGGCTGGGACGACCGCTCGATGAATGCTGCCGAACTTGCGCGCCGCGCAGAGGAGGCGGGCGTTCAACTCATCACCGTGCATGGCCGCACGCGCTGCCAGTTCTACAAGGGCGACGCCAATTGGGACGCCGTGCGCCCGGTGAAGGACGCGGTGAGCGTCCCCGTCGTCGTCAACGGCGATATCACCTCCTACGACAAGGCCGTCAGCGCGCTTGAGGCTTCCGGTGCGGACGCCGTGATGGTCGGTCGCGGCGCCTATGGCCAGCCGTGGCTGCCCGGCCAGATCGGCCGGCAGCTCGACACCGGCATGGCGGAAGCGACGCCCTCGCTGCAGCAGCAGCTTGCTTACATCGCTGCGCTCTATGACGATGTTTGCCAGCACTACGGCCTGCGTGTCGGCCTGCGCCATGCGCGAAAACATCTCGGCTGGGCGCTCGACGCGGCCGCTGCCACCTCAGGCGCCTCGGCTGAAAAATTGAAAGCGTGGCGCCAGGCCATTCTCACCTCCGAAGATCCGTCAGGCGTCCAGCGCGCCCTGAACGAGGCTTTCGACGATTTCGCATGGAGTGCTGCCGCATGA